The segment CCAAGAACGCCCCAGGCGATGGAGTGGTTCCATTCCCGGGAGATGATGGTCACCATACCGATTTCCATCAACAGCATCAGGGAACAAATCCAGATGGTGGCGATGCGTTTCTTGTTGGAATTGGGGATCTTCCGCTGGCTGAGGTTGAGGAACAGGATGAGGATCAAGCCCCATGTGTAGTTTGATTCGATGGATTCAAGGATCATACCCGTAGCCTAGTGTGCCATTCCCCGTCCCGTCAAGCACTTGGCGGACGGCAAGAAATTCATTGCTTGACTCCTTGATTTGGGGTAAGCTGAAGGAAGAACAGCAAAGGGGGAAACGCAGGATGGAATCCATCGCAAGCTACATTGATCATACGATCCTCAGCGAGGACGCCACACAGGAACGTGTCGAACGCGTGTGTCTGGAGGCGATCACCTATCGGTTCGCTTCCGTCTGTGTGAACGGTTGCTGGGTGCCGTTGTGTGCGCGGCTGCTTTCCGGCAGTGGAGTGAAGGTGTGCTGTGTGGTGGGGTTCCCGCTGGGCGCCATGTCCACCAAAGCCAAAGTATTTGAAGCCAAACAGGCGATTACGGATGGCGCGGATGAAATTGACATGGTGATGAACATCGGCTGGCTGAAAGGCCATGACGATGGCTTGGTCCAGGACGAGGTGGCCGCGGTGAAGATGGCCTGCCGGGGGCGGACGCTGAAGGTGATCATCGAGGCCTGCCTGCTTACCGAAGAAGAGAAAGTCAGAGCGTGCCGGCTTGCCAAGAGCGCCGGCGCTGATTTTGTGAAGACCTCCACCGGCTTTTCAAAGGGCGGGGCGACGGTCGCCGACGTCAAGCTGATGCGAAAGACCGTTGGACCGGAATGCGGCGTCAAGGCCGCCGGAGGCATCCACACCTACGCCGAGGCGATGGCGATGATTGAGGCGGGAGCCAACCGGATCGGCGCCTCCTCCGGGGTGGAGATCGTCAAGGAGCAGCATGCCGCGCATTGAGGAACGTCCCCAAGGGGCCGATTTCCTCAAAAGCCTTGGGTTTCCGACGGTGGACGTCCATGAGACGTTCTCCCATTTTGATTTCACCACGCCCGGGCGGCGGGTGCTGGTCATCGGCCCGATGGGCAGCGGAAAATCTGAGTACGCCGCCCGTCTGTGGCGGGACGCCGAGGTGGCACGCCGTAAAAGCGGGGCGGTCAAGGTGTTGACCTCCACCGGTTCGCTTGACCGGCGCAATATCTTTTATCTCAGGAGTGATCTTGATTCCGCGCGGTTCCCTGATTATCCGGCGGACGCGCTGGCGTACCGCGGCGGGTATGTCCGCTGCGGAGACCATATGGCGCACATCCACGATTCGTTCGATCTGGAGCGGGTCATCGCTTCCCACCCGGAGGTGGGGACGTACATCATCGACGAAGCGTCGTTCTTTGATGAGCGGATCGCCTACGTGGTGCGGGGCGCCAGCCTGTCCACCGGAGCGATGTTCATCTTCCCCACGTTGATCCTCAACTTCCGCAGGGACATCTTCAACGCCACCGCCCGTCTGATGCTGGACATCGCCACGGATGTCATTCCGCTTTCCGCCTATTGCGAGCATCCCGATTGCATGCGGGATGGCTTCTACACCTACCGCTACTACACGGTGGACGGCAGGGAATGCCCCGCCCTGTATTTCGATCCCTTGATCGTTGTCGGCGGGGATGTGGAGAAACAGAGCGCCACCGAGCCGAACTACGCCGCCCGCTGTGACAAGCATCACTATCTTCCTGGCAAGGAATATACCTTCCTTACGCTGAAGCCGCTGGGCTTGGACGCTTCCAAAGGAAATCTGAAGCCGCTGGAGAAGGAACTTGCCGCCCTGCAGGGGGACAAAACGCGTTCCATCCTGTACGCTTCTTTGGAAAAACAGTACGGGAAGCTTCCGGACGGCCAGGTGTATCTGGATGCGGTGCGGCCCCAGCACATCGCCGAGAAGGCGCTGGCCTACCTGTTTTGCGAGCAGAACCTCATCGCCGAAGATCTGATGCGGCGCATCGTCACCGACCTTTCCCTGGACACCACCTATCTTTCCAAGACCCTCTCGGACAACCGCAGACCGGTCTCGTTTGAGCAGATGATGCTGCTGTAGACGGAAAAAGTCAAAAACTCCACTACAAAAGAACGATGGAACCCCTCACTATTAGGAAAGTGAGGCAAGGGTTTTTGTCAGTGTGTCCGGATTGAGGTTTTCCAACAGGCAGGGAACGTCGATGTGTCGTTTTTCCAGTTCCGCATTGAACAGGTGCCAGTCCATGACGCCGGTTCCCGCCGTCAGGTCCCCGATCTTCGTTCCTTGTTCGGAGAGGATGAAGTCTTTCACGTGGATCGCTTTGATCCTGGGCCCGAAGGCATCCAGCGCTTCGGCGAAATACCGCTGTTGCGCTTCCCGGGACGGATGACGATGGAACGAGCCGTCCGATTCGGGAATTCCGGTGTATCCGACCAGATTGACCGGGTCGAACACCACGCCAAGGTGCGGAGTCGGGTAGCGGTCCAGCAGGTCGACCATCCGCTGGATGGAGCAGATGGTGTGGGCGTGGTTGACCGGCTCGATGCCGACGATGGCGTCATACCGCTCCGCTTGTTCCAGCAGGAACTCCAGGCTGGCGTGGAACCGGTCCAGGATTTCGGGTTCATAGGTGTCCGGGCTGTACGAACAGTCAGGATGGACGGATCCGGTTTCCGTGGCGACCAGGCGGCAGCCGAACTCCTTGGTGAAGCGGAGGTTGGTGGCGAAGTCAGCCAGCATCCGCTTGCGGACCTCGGCATCGGGATGGACGGGGTTGATGTACGAGCCGATGACGGCGATGGAAACCCCTTCCTTGGCCAGGTCGTCGTGGATGGCCTGGACATACTCCGGGGTGTACGCCGACGGGTCCTTTGCCGTGGCGATGACTTTTTTCATCGCCAGCTGGATGGTGACGGGATGTTGGAAAGAAGCGGCTCTTTGGGCCAGTTCTTGTACGGTAGTGAATTTGCCCAGATCGTGGGCGCGGAATCCGATGTGCATCATGGCCTGCAGTGTAGCGCGATGTACCAGGTTTCTCAAGGAGCATGTGATGCGAACGTATGATGTGAAACGGGATTTCCAAGCCTTCGGAGACGGGGCGCATGATGATTCAGCGGCCCTGTCCGCCGCGCTTTCGGCGCTGTCTTCCGGAGATACGTTGTCCATTCCCGCCGGGGTCTACCTTACCGGGCCGCTTACCGTGGATACCGACCGGATCACCATCGTGCTTGAAGCGCACAGCTCCCTCCGCTTTCTCGATGACCCCACCCGGTATGAGCCGGTCAAGACCCGGTGGGAAGGGGTCCGTTGTTGGGCGATGCATCCCTGCTTGTGGATCACCGAAAGCAAAGATGTGGTGATCAAAGGGGAGGGGACGTTGGATGGCAACGGCGCATGGTGGTGGACCCAGGCGGGGGAGAAGAAACACCAGCAGGGACCAGTGACGGATTTGGAGCGGAAATTCGCCGCGTTGAACCCTGGGTTTCTCACCCAGCCGGGGGGTGGCGGCGGTCGGTCAAGC is part of the Sphaerochaeta sp. genome and harbors:
- the deoC gene encoding deoxyribose-phosphate aldolase, with protein sequence MESIASYIDHTILSEDATQERVERVCLEAITYRFASVCVNGCWVPLCARLLSGSGVKVCCVVGFPLGAMSTKAKVFEAKQAITDGADEIDMVMNIGWLKGHDDGLVQDEVAAVKMACRGRTLKVIIEACLLTEEEKVRACRLAKSAGADFVKTSTGFSKGGATVADVKLMRKTVGPECGVKAAGGIHTYAEAMAMIEAGANRIGASSGVEIVKEQHAAH
- a CDS encoding thymidine kinase, which codes for MPRIEERPQGADFLKSLGFPTVDVHETFSHFDFTTPGRRVLVIGPMGSGKSEYAARLWRDAEVARRKSGAVKVLTSTGSLDRRNIFYLRSDLDSARFPDYPADALAYRGGYVRCGDHMAHIHDSFDLERVIASHPEVGTYIIDEASFFDERIAYVVRGASLSTGAMFIFPTLILNFRRDIFNATARLMLDIATDVIPLSAYCEHPDCMRDGFYTYRYYTVDGRECPALYFDPLIVVGGDVEKQSATEPNYAARCDKHHYLPGKEYTFLTLKPLGLDASKGNLKPLEKELAALQGDKTRSILYASLEKQYGKLPDGQVYLDAVRPQHIAEKALAYLFCEQNLIAEDLMRRIVTDLSLDTTYLSKTLSDNRRPVSFEQMMLL
- a CDS encoding sugar phosphate isomerase/epimerase, which encodes MMHIGFRAHDLGKFTTVQELAQRAASFQHPVTIQLAMKKVIATAKDPSAYTPEYVQAIHDDLAKEGVSIAVIGSYINPVHPDAEVRKRMLADFATNLRFTKEFGCRLVATETGSVHPDCSYSPDTYEPEILDRFHASLEFLLEQAERYDAIVGIEPVNHAHTICSIQRMVDLLDRYPTPHLGVVFDPVNLVGYTGIPESDGSFHRHPSREAQQRYFAEALDAFGPRIKAIHVKDFILSEQGTKIGDLTAGTGVMDWHLFNAELEKRHIDVPCLLENLNPDTLTKTLASLS